The Henckelia pumila isolate YLH828 chromosome 2, ASM3356847v2, whole genome shotgun sequence genome includes a window with the following:
- the LOC140880277 gene encoding 26S proteasome regulatory subunit 8 homolog A isoform X2, translated as MATAAVETRTGEKSKQHHQQAGTWAGGGEGLRQYYQQRIQDMQLLVRQKDHDLQRLEAQRNDLNARVRSLKEELQLLQEPGSYVGEVVKVMGKSKVLVKVHPEGKYVVDIDKNIDITKITPSTRVALRNDSYVLHLILPSKVDPLVNLMKVEKVPDSTYDMIGGLDQQIKEIKEVIELPIKHPELFESLGIAQPKGVLLYGPPGTGKTLLARAVAHHTDCTFIRVSGSELVQKYIGEGSRMVRELFVMAREHAPSIIFMDEIDSIGSARMESGSGNGDSEVQRTMLELLNQLDGFEASNKIKSRFDILKIHSRKMNMMRGIDLKKIAEKMNGASGAELKAVCTEAGMFALRERRVHVTQEDFEMAVAKVMKKETDKNMSLRKLWK; from the exons ATGGCGACGGCGGCGGTAGAGACTCGAACGGGGGAGAAATCGAAGCAGCATCACCAGCAAGCTGGTACATGGGCTGGCGGCGGCGAGGGGCTCCGGCAATACTATCAGCAACGCATACAGGATATGCAGCTTCTTGTTCGACAAAAAGACCACGATCTCCAGCGTCTCGAAGCGCAGCGCAACGACCTTAATGCCCGAG TGAGATCGCTGAAGGAAGAGTTGCAGCTCCTTCAAGAGCCTGGATCTTATGTTGGTGAAGTTGTCAAAGTCATGGGAAAATCAAAGGTTCTTGTCAAG GTTCATCCTGAGGGGAAGTATGTTGTTGACATTGACAAGAACATTGATATCACTAAGATTACACCATCAACAAGAGTTGCTTTACGTAATGATAGCTATGTGCTCCACTTGATCCTTCCAAGTAAAGTTGATCCGTTGGTGAACCTTATGAAAGTAGAGAAAGTTCCAGACTCCACTTATGACATGATTGGTGGTCTTGACCAGCAAATTAAAGAGATAAAGGAG GTGATTGAACTCCCTATCAAACATCCTGAATTGTTTGAGAGTCTTGGAATTGCTCAGCCTAAG GGAGTCTTGCTATATGGACCTCCTGGCACTGGTAAAACGCTTCTGGCAAGGGCAGTGGCTCATCATACTGACTGCACCTTTATCCGAGTGTCAGGCTCAGAATTAGTGCAAAAGTATATTGGAGAAGGCTCTAGGATGGTGAGAGAACTATTTGTGATGGCCAG AGAGCATGCGCCATCTATTATCTTTATGGATGAAATTGATAGCATAGGTTCTGCTCGCATGGAATCTGGAAGCGGCAATGGGGATAGTGAAGTTCAGAGGACTATGCTGGAGCTACTCAACCAGCTTGATGGCTTTGAAGCATCTAATAAGATCAAA TCCCGGTTTGACATATTGAAGATACATTCGAGGAAAATGAACATGATGCGTGGAATTGATCTGAAGAAGATTGCTGAGAAAATGAACGGTGCATCTGGTGCAGAACTCAAG GCCGTCTGCACAGAGGCTGGAATGTTTGCtctgagagagaggagggttcatGTTACTCAAGAAGACTTTGAAATGGCTGTTGCCAAGGTCATGAAGAAGGAAACTGACAAAAACATGTCCTTGAGGAAGCTTTGGAAGTAG
- the LOC140880277 gene encoding 26S proteasome regulatory subunit 8 homolog A isoform X3, which yields MATAAVETRTGEKSKQHHQQAGTWAGGGEGLRQYYQQRIQDMQLLVRQKDHDLQRLEAQRNDLNARVRSLKEELQLLQEPGSYVGEVVKVMGKSKVLVKVIELPIKHPELFESLGIAQPKGVLLYGPPGTGKTLLARAVAHHTDCTFIRVSGSELVQKYIGEGSRMVRELFVMAREHAPSIIFMDEIDSIGSARMESGSGNGDSEVQRTMLELLNQLDGFEASNKIKVLMATNRIDILDQALLRPGRIDRKIEFPNPNADSRFDILKIHSRKMNMMRGIDLKKIAEKMNGASGAELKAVCTEAGMFALRERRVHVTQEDFEMAVAKVMKKETDKNMSLRKLWK from the exons ATGGCGACGGCGGCGGTAGAGACTCGAACGGGGGAGAAATCGAAGCAGCATCACCAGCAAGCTGGTACATGGGCTGGCGGCGGCGAGGGGCTCCGGCAATACTATCAGCAACGCATACAGGATATGCAGCTTCTTGTTCGACAAAAAGACCACGATCTCCAGCGTCTCGAAGCGCAGCGCAACGACCTTAATGCCCGAG TGAGATCGCTGAAGGAAGAGTTGCAGCTCCTTCAAGAGCCTGGATCTTATGTTGGTGAAGTTGTCAAAGTCATGGGAAAATCAAAGGTTCTTGTCAAG GTGATTGAACTCCCTATCAAACATCCTGAATTGTTTGAGAGTCTTGGAATTGCTCAGCCTAAG GGAGTCTTGCTATATGGACCTCCTGGCACTGGTAAAACGCTTCTGGCAAGGGCAGTGGCTCATCATACTGACTGCACCTTTATCCGAGTGTCAGGCTCAGAATTAGTGCAAAAGTATATTGGAGAAGGCTCTAGGATGGTGAGAGAACTATTTGTGATGGCCAG AGAGCATGCGCCATCTATTATCTTTATGGATGAAATTGATAGCATAGGTTCTGCTCGCATGGAATCTGGAAGCGGCAATGGGGATAGTGAAGTTCAGAGGACTATGCTGGAGCTACTCAACCAGCTTGATGGCTTTGAAGCATCTAATAAGATCAAA GTACTGATGGCTACTAATAGAATAGACATTCTGGACCAAGCTCTACTTAGGCCTGGAAGAATTGATAGGAAAATTGAGTTCCCAAATCCGAATGCAGAT TCCCGGTTTGACATATTGAAGATACATTCGAGGAAAATGAACATGATGCGTGGAATTGATCTGAAGAAGATTGCTGAGAAAATGAACGGTGCATCTGGTGCAGAACTCAAG GCCGTCTGCACAGAGGCTGGAATGTTTGCtctgagagagaggagggttcatGTTACTCAAGAAGACTTTGAAATGGCTGTTGCCAAGGTCATGAAGAAGGAAACTGACAAAAACATGTCCTTGAGGAAGCTTTGGAAGTAG
- the LOC140880277 gene encoding 26S proteasome regulatory subunit 8 homolog A isoform X1 — protein MATAAVETRTGEKSKQHHQQAGTWAGGGEGLRQYYQQRIQDMQLLVRQKDHDLQRLEAQRNDLNARVRSLKEELQLLQEPGSYVGEVVKVMGKSKVLVKVHPEGKYVVDIDKNIDITKITPSTRVALRNDSYVLHLILPSKVDPLVNLMKVEKVPDSTYDMIGGLDQQIKEIKEVIELPIKHPELFESLGIAQPKGVLLYGPPGTGKTLLARAVAHHTDCTFIRVSGSELVQKYIGEGSRMVRELFVMAREHAPSIIFMDEIDSIGSARMESGSGNGDSEVQRTMLELLNQLDGFEASNKIKVLMATNRIDILDQALLRPGRIDRKIEFPNPNADSRFDILKIHSRKMNMMRGIDLKKIAEKMNGASGAELKAVCTEAGMFALRERRVHVTQEDFEMAVAKVMKKETDKNMSLRKLWK, from the exons ATGGCGACGGCGGCGGTAGAGACTCGAACGGGGGAGAAATCGAAGCAGCATCACCAGCAAGCTGGTACATGGGCTGGCGGCGGCGAGGGGCTCCGGCAATACTATCAGCAACGCATACAGGATATGCAGCTTCTTGTTCGACAAAAAGACCACGATCTCCAGCGTCTCGAAGCGCAGCGCAACGACCTTAATGCCCGAG TGAGATCGCTGAAGGAAGAGTTGCAGCTCCTTCAAGAGCCTGGATCTTATGTTGGTGAAGTTGTCAAAGTCATGGGAAAATCAAAGGTTCTTGTCAAG GTTCATCCTGAGGGGAAGTATGTTGTTGACATTGACAAGAACATTGATATCACTAAGATTACACCATCAACAAGAGTTGCTTTACGTAATGATAGCTATGTGCTCCACTTGATCCTTCCAAGTAAAGTTGATCCGTTGGTGAACCTTATGAAAGTAGAGAAAGTTCCAGACTCCACTTATGACATGATTGGTGGTCTTGACCAGCAAATTAAAGAGATAAAGGAG GTGATTGAACTCCCTATCAAACATCCTGAATTGTTTGAGAGTCTTGGAATTGCTCAGCCTAAG GGAGTCTTGCTATATGGACCTCCTGGCACTGGTAAAACGCTTCTGGCAAGGGCAGTGGCTCATCATACTGACTGCACCTTTATCCGAGTGTCAGGCTCAGAATTAGTGCAAAAGTATATTGGAGAAGGCTCTAGGATGGTGAGAGAACTATTTGTGATGGCCAG AGAGCATGCGCCATCTATTATCTTTATGGATGAAATTGATAGCATAGGTTCTGCTCGCATGGAATCTGGAAGCGGCAATGGGGATAGTGAAGTTCAGAGGACTATGCTGGAGCTACTCAACCAGCTTGATGGCTTTGAAGCATCTAATAAGATCAAA GTACTGATGGCTACTAATAGAATAGACATTCTGGACCAAGCTCTACTTAGGCCTGGAAGAATTGATAGGAAAATTGAGTTCCCAAATCCGAATGCAGAT TCCCGGTTTGACATATTGAAGATACATTCGAGGAAAATGAACATGATGCGTGGAATTGATCTGAAGAAGATTGCTGAGAAAATGAACGGTGCATCTGGTGCAGAACTCAAG GCCGTCTGCACAGAGGCTGGAATGTTTGCtctgagagagaggagggttcatGTTACTCAAGAAGACTTTGAAATGGCTGTTGCCAAGGTCATGAAGAAGGAAACTGACAAAAACATGTCCTTGAGGAAGCTTTGGAAGTAG